One stretch of Manis pentadactyla isolate mManPen7 chromosome 10, mManPen7.hap1, whole genome shotgun sequence DNA includes these proteins:
- the SRRM2 gene encoding serine/arginine repetitive matrix protein 2 isoform X6, with protein sequence MYNGIGLPTPRGSGTNGYVQRNLSLVRGRRGERPDYKGEEELRRLEAALVKRPNPDILDHERKRRVELRCLELEEMMEEQGYEEQQIQEKVATFRLMLLEKDVNPGGKEETPGQRPAVTETHQLAELNEKKNERLRAAFGISDSYVDGSSFDPQRRAREAKQPAPEPPKPYSLVRESSSSRSPTPKQKKKKKKKDRGRRSESSSPRRERKKSSKKKKHRSESESKKRKHRSPTPKSKRKSKDKKRKRSRSTTPAPKSRRAPRSTSADSASSSDTSRSRSRSAAAKTHATALTGKSPSPASGHRGEGDASSREPGTTNTGQPSSLEPSTKQPSSPYEDKDKKEKSAVQPSPSPERSITGPEPPAPALLLAEQHGSSPQPLATTPLSQEPVKPPSEASPTRGHSLPKSPEKLPQSSSESCPPSPQPTKLSRHASSSPESPKPAPAPGSRREISSSPASKSRSHGRVKRDKSHSHTPSRRVGRSRSPATTKRGRSRSRTPTKRGHSRSPQWRRSRSAQRWGRSRSPQRRGRSRSPQRPGWSRSRNTQRRGRSRSARRGRSHSRSPATRGRSRSRTPARRGRSRSRTPARRRSRSRTPTRRRSRSRTPARRGRSRSRTPARRRSRTRSPVRRRSRSRSPAKRSGRSRSRTPARRGWSRSRTPARRSGRSRSRTPARRSGRSRSRTPARRARSRSRSPARRGRSRSRSLVRRGRSHSRTPQRRGRSGSSSERKNKSRTSQRRSRSNSSPEMKKSHVSSRRSRSGSSPRSKAKSHLSLRRSLSGSSPCPKQKSQSPPVRSRSGSSQPKAKSRTPPRRSRSGSSPSNQKSKTPSRQSHSSSSPQPKVKSGTPPRQGCVTSPQANEQSATPQRQSRSESSPDPEVKSRTPSRHSCSGSSPPRVKSSTPPRQSLSGSSSPQPKVKAITSPAQSYSRSSSPSPSRVISKTPPRQSRSESPCSQVESRLVQRHSQSRSSSPDTKVKPGTPPRRSHSESTSPCPKAKPQTPSGHSLSGSRSPCSQEKPKDSAVQSCSGSSLCPVVKSSPPSGESYFDSSLQQKGQSQASPDPRSDTSSPEIRQSHSESPSLQSKSQTSKTGQSRSSSPVAEVAPSSPAKQDGNKLSSPRLKSGMSPEQSRGHSDFSLYPAMDSKSIPGPSRLELSPESKEKMGLLLQEDVAASSPRLRNKLSPLVQDRPEFSPVLKETARTSSGERGSVGSSPDKKDRSNVLAKPSQDEELMELEKSEESSNQVLPHLSPELKEMYGSNVESSLEIEESPTMSATHDQSQSQASLEADIPAVASTWSGPHFSPDHKELSNSPSREDRFGSPLEFRNSGSVAEVNTGFSPEVKDLNGPFPNQLETDPFPDMKEQSRRSSRRSSSELSPDAVGKVGLSSNQSVSSPVLDAVPRTPSRERSSSASPELKDGLPRTPSRRSRSGSSPGLRDGSGTPSRHSLSGSSPGMKDIPRTPSRGRSECDSSPEPKALPQTPRPRSRSLSSPELNKCLTHQRERSGSESSIEQKTVARTPLGQRSPSGSSQELDGKPSTSPQERSESDSSPDSKANARMPLRQGSRSGSSPEVDSKSRPSPLRSRSGSSPEIKEKSRVAPRAQSGSDSSPEPKAPAPRVLPRRSSSGSSSKGRGASPEESSSSESSPEHPPKSRSTRRSSRSSPEPKTKSRTPPRRRSSRSSPELARKARLSRRSRSASSSPETPSRTPPRRRRSPSVSSPEPAEKSRSSRRRRSASSPRTKTTSRRGRSPSPKPRGLQRSRSRSRREKTRTARRRDRSGSSQSTSRRRQRSRSRSRVTRRRRGGSGYHSRSPARQESSRTSSRRRRGRSRTPLASRKRSRSRTSPAPWKRSRSRASPAAHRRSRSRTPLVSRRRSRSRTSPVSRRRSRSRTSVTRRRSRSRASPVSRRRSRSRTPPVTRRRSRSRTPTRRRSRSRTPPVTRRRSRSRTPPVTRRRSRSRTSPVTRRRSRSRTSPVTRRRSRSRTSPVTRRRSRSRTSPVTRRRSRSRTPLAIRRRSRSRTPLLPRKRSRSRSPLAIRRRSRSRTPRTTRGKRSLTRSPPAIRRRSASGSSSDRSRSATPPATRNHSGSRTPPVALSSSRMSCFSRPSMSPTPLDRCRSPGMLEPLGSSRTPMSVLQQAGGSMMDGPGPRIPDHPRTSVPENHAQSRIALALTAISLGTARPPPSMSAAGLAARMSQVPAPVPLMSLRTAPAASLASRIPAASAAAMNLASARTPAIPTAVNLADSRTPAAAAAMNLASPRTAVAPSAVNLADPRTPTAPAVNLAGARTPAALAALSLSGSGTPPSAANYPSSSRTAQAPAPANLVGPRSAHATAPVNIASSRTPPALAPASLTSARMAPALSGANLTSPRVPLSAYERVSGRTSPTLLDRARSRTPPSAPSQSRMTSERAPSPASRMVQVPSQSLLSAGQDHPRSPVPSGFSDQSRSLLVQTTLVAGSQSLSSGMVAKTTSSAGDHNGMLSGPAPGASHPEGGEPPASVGAQQPSALAALQPAKERRSSSSSSSSSSSSSSSSSSSSSSSSSGSSSSDSEGSSLPIQQPEAALKRAPSPAPAPKEPVREGRPQELTPAKRKRRSSSSSSSSSSSSSSSSSSSSSSSSSSSSSSSSSSSSSSTSSSPSPAKPGPQALPKPASPKKPPPGERRSRSPRKPIDSLRDSRSLSYSPAERRHPSPQPSPRDQQSSSERGPRRGQRGDSRSPGHKRRRETPSPHPVRHRSSRSP encoded by the exons ATGTACAACGGGATCGGGCTGCCGACGCCCCGGGGCAGCGGCACCAACGGCTACGTCCAGCGCAACCTGTCCCTGGTGCGGGGCCGCCGGGGTGAGCGGCCTGACTACAAGGGAGAGGAGGAACTGCGGCGCCTGGAGGCTGCCCTGGTGAAGCGGCCTAATCCTGACATCCTGGACCACGAGCGCAAGCGGCGCGTGGAGCTGCGATGCCTCGAGCTGGAGGAGATGATGGAAGAGCAGGG GTACGAGGAACAGCAAATTCAGGAAAAAGTGGCGACCTTTCGACTCATGTTGCTGGAGAAGGATGTGAACCCTGGGGGCAAGGAGGAGACCCCAGGGCAGAGGCCAGC AGTAACTGAGACTCACCAGTTGGCAGAATTGAATGAAAAGAAGAATGAGCGACTTCGTGCTGCCTTTGGCATCAGTGATTCCTATGTGGATGGCAGCTCTTTTGATCCTCAGCGTCGTGCTCGAGaagctaaacaaccagctcccGAGCCTCCCAAACCTTACAG CCTTGTTCGGGAGTCCAGCAGTTCTCGTTCACCAAccccaaagcaaaagaaaaagaaaaagaagaaagatagaGGGCG CAGGTCAGAGAGCAGCTCTCCTCGACGAGAGAGGAAGAAGAGCTCTAAGAAGAAGAAGCACAG GTCAGAATCTGAATCCAAGAAACGGAAGCATAG GTCTCCCACTCCAAAGAGCAAACGTAAATCTAAGGACAAAAAGCGGAAGCG GTCACGAAGTACAACACCAGCTCCCAAGAGCCGCCGGGCCCCTCGTTCAACTTCTGCTGACTCTGCTTCTTCTTCTGACACGTCTCGCAGTCG GTCTCGAAGTGCTGCAGCAAAAACTCATGCAACAGCCTTGACTGGGAAAAGTCCTTCCCCTGCTTCAGGGCATCGAGGGGAGGGAGATGCATCTTCCAGGGAACCAGGCACCACCAACACAGGGCAGCCTAGCAGCCTCGAGCCTTCTACAAAGCAGCCTAGCAGCCCTTACGAAGACAAAGACAAGAAAGAG AAATCTGCAGTTCAACCTAGTCCCTCTCCGGAAAGGAGCATCACAGGCCCAGAACCACCTGCTCCCGCCCTGCTCCTTGCTGAGCAACATGGCAGCTCCCCACAACCTCTTGCAACAACCCCCTTAAGTCAGGAGCCAGTGAAACCCCCATCTGAGGCATCCCCAACACGGGGCCACTCACTGCCTAAGTCTCCTGAGAAACTTCCCCAGTCATCTTCTGAGAGCTGTCCACCATCCCCTCAACCGACCAAACTTTCTCGGCATGCCAGCTCTTCCCCTGAAAGTCCTAAGCCCGCACCAGCTCCTGGGTCCCGCCGAGAAATTTCTTCTTCTCCCGCATCTAAGAGTCGCTCACATGGTCGAGTAAAGCGGGATAAGTCACATTCTCATACTCCTTCTCGTAGGGTGGGGAGGTCCCGAAGCCCTGCCACCACTAAGAGGGGGCGGTCTCGGTCTCGAACCCCCACCAAGAGAGGCCATTCTCGGTCCCCTCAGTGGCGTAGGTCCAGGTCTGCACAGAGGTGGGGACGATCTAGAAGCCCCCAGCGACGTGGCCGCTCTAGGTCTCCTCAGCGACCAGGCTGGTCCAGGAGCAGAAATACCCAGAGAAGAGGCAGGTCTAGATCAGCAAGGCGAGGCAGGTCACACTCTAGATCGCCAGCCACTAGGGGCAGGTCTCGTTCTAGAACGCCAGCTAGGCGGGGCAGGTCTCGTTCTAGAACGCCAGCCAGGCGGAGATCACGATCCAGAACACCTACTAGGCGTAGATCTCGGTCCAGAACACCAGCCCGGAGGGGTAGGTCTCGCTCCAGAACACCTGCTAGGCGCAGATCTAGGACCCGATCACCAGTACGACGGAGGTCTCGTAGTAGATCGCCAGCCAAGAGAAGTGGCAGGTCACGCTCTAGAACCCCAGCCAGGCGTGGTTGGTCACGCTCTAGAACCCCAGCTAGACGAAGTGGTCGGTCACGCTCCAGAACCCCAGCTAGACGAAGTGGTCGGTCACGCTCCAGAACTCCAGCTAGGAGAGCAAGATCTCGGTCTAGGAGTCCAGCAAGAAGAGGAAGATCCCGGAGTAGAAGTCTAGTTAGACGGGGAAGGTCTCATTCTAGAACACCACAAAGAAGAGGCAGGTCTGGTTCGTCTTCAGAGCGGAAGAACAAATCCAGAACATCACAGAGAAGGAGCAGGTCCAACTCAAGCCCAGAAATGAAAAAATCCCATGTTTCTTCGAGGCGGAGCAGGTCTGGCTCTTCACCACGGTCCAAAGCAAAATCTCACTTGTCCTTGAGACGAAGTCTTTCAGGGTCCTCTCCATGCCCTAAACAAAAGTCTCAAAGCCCGCCAGTGCGCAGTCGCTCTGGATCATCTCAGCCTAAAGCTAAATCTAGAACACCACCAAGGCGAAGTCGCTCTGGTTCTTCACCCTCTAATCAGAAATCTAAAACACCATCCAGGCAGAGTCATTCCAGTTCATCTCCTCAACCTAAAGTGAAATCTGGAACGCCACCCAGGCAAGGGTGTGTAACAAGTCCCCAGGCAAATGAACAATCTGCAACACCACAAAGACAGAGCCGTTCAGAATCATCACCTGACCCTGAGGTAAAATCTAGGACCCCTTCAAGACATAGCTGCTCTGGATCCTCTCCTCCAAGAGTGAAATCTAGCACACCTCCCAGACAGAGCCTGTCTGGGTCGTCATCTCCACAACCCAAAGTAAAGGCAATAACGTCACCAGCCCAAAGCTATTCTCGCTCCTCTTCTCCAAGTCCTAGTAGGGTGATATCTAAAACACCGCCAAGGCAAAGCAGATCAGAGTCTCCCTGTTCCCAGGTAGAATCTAGATTGGTGCAAAGACACAGTCAGTCTAGGTCCTCCTCACCAGATACCAAAGTGAAACCTGGAACACCACCAAGACGAAGTCACTCAGAGTCTACTTCACCATGCCCCAAAGCAAAGCCCCAAACTCCATCAGGGCACAGTCTTTCTGGATCAAGGTCACCATGTTCCCAAGAGAAGCCTAAAGACTCAGCAGTACAGAGTTGCTCTGGATCCTCCCTCTGTCCAGTAGTAAAGTCTAGCCCACCTTCAGGAGAGAGCTATTTCGACTCATCTCTGCAGCAGAAAGGACAATCTCAAGCTTCACCAGACCCCAGATCTGATACTTCAAGTCCAGAAATAAGACAGAGTCACTCTGAATCTCCATCTCTGCAGAGCAAGTCTCAAACATCTAAGACTGGCCAGTCTAGGTCCTCATCTCCAGTTGCTGAGGTAGCACCCAGTTCTCCAGCAAAACAAGATGGAAACAAATTGTCAAGTCCTAGGCTGAAATCTGGAATGTCTCCTGAGCAGAGCAGGGGCCATTCAGACTTTTCTCTGTATCCTGCAATGGACTCTAAATCTATTCCTGGGCCGAGTAGATTGGAACTTTCTCCTGAATCAAAAGAGAAAATGGGTTTACTCCTTCAGGAGGATGTTGCTGCATCATCTCCTAGACTGAGAAACAAATTGAGTCCTCTAGTTCAGGATAGGCCTGAATTCTCACCAGTACTCAAAGAGACAGCTAGAACCTCATCAGGAGAAAGAGGTAGTGTTGGGTCATCTCCAGATAAAAAAGACCGAAGCAATGTGTTAGCTAAGCCAAGCCAAGATGAAGAATTAATGGAGTTAGAGAAATCAGAAGAGTCTTCAAACCAGGTCCTACCCCATTTGTCTCCAGAACTTAAAGAAATGTATGGAAGTAACGTTGAATCATCTCTTGAAATAGAAGAAAGTCCTACCATGTCTGCAACTCACGACCAAAGCCAGTCACAGGCTTCTTTGGAAGCAGACATCCCTGCAGTGGCCTCAACGTGGAGTGGGCCACATTTTTCTCCAGATCATAAAGAACTGTCTAACTCCCCTTCCAGGGAAGACAGGTTTGGATCACCTTTAGAATTTAGAAATTCAGGCTCTGTTGCAGAAGTGAATACTGGGTTTTCTCCTGAGGTCAAAGATTTGAATGGCCCTTTTCCTAATCAGTTGGAAACAGATCCATTTCCAGACATGAAAGAACAATCAAGAAGGTCCTCCAGACGCAGCAGTTCTGAGTTATCCCCAGATGCAGTGGGAAAAGTAGGACTGTCTTCAAATCAAAGTGTCTCTTCACCGGTTCTTGATGCTGTCCCCAGAACACCCTCGAGAGAAAGAAGCAGTTCTGCTTCTCCTGAACTGAAGGATGGTTTACCCAGAACTCCTTCAAGGAGAAGCAGGTCTGGGTCTTCCCCAGGACTTCGAGATGGGTCTGGGACTCCCTCAAGGCACAGCTTATCCGGGTCTTCTCCTGGAATGAAAGATATACCTAGAACACCGTCCAGGGGGAGAAGTGAATGTGATTCTTCTCCAGAACCAAAAGCTTTGCCCCAGACTCCTAGGCCAAGGAGTCGTTCTCTATCATCCCCAGAGCTCAACAAGTGTCTTACCCACCAGAGAGAAAGAAGTGGGTCAGAATCATCAATTGAACAGAAGACTGTAGCTAGGACGCCTCTTGGGCAGAGAAGTCCATCTGGATCTTCTCAAGAACTTGATGGGAAACCCAGTACATCCCCTCAGGAAAGAAGTGAGTCAGACTCTTCTCCTGATTCTAAAGCTAATGCACGAATGCCACTTAGACAGGGGAGTCGCTCTGGATCATCTCCAGAGGTGGACAGCAAGTCCCGACCTTCTCCTCTGCGTAGTAGGTCTGGCTCATCCCCTGAAATTAAAGAAAAGTCAAGAGTAGCACCCAGGGCACAGAGTGGTTCTGATTCCTCTCCTGAACCCAAGGCGCCTGCCCCTCGGGTCCTTCCTAGACGGAGCAGCTCAGGTTCATCAAGCAAAGGTAGAGGTGCTTCTCCCGAAGAAAGCAGCAGTTCTGAGTCCTCTCCAGAACACCCACCAAAGTCCAGATCTACTAGAAGAAGCTCTAGGTCGTCACCAGAGCCCAAGACCAAGTCTCGCACTCCACCTCGGCGTCGTAGCTCTCGATCATCTCCTGAGCTGGCTAGAAAGGCCAGGCTTTCACGGAGAAGTCGCTCTGCATCATCCTCGCCAGAGACCCCCTCGAGAACTCCCCCAAGACGCCGGAGAAGTCCCTCAGTGTCTTCCCCAGAGCCAGCTGAAAAGTCAAGATCCTCGCGCCGGCGGCGTTCGGCTTCATCCCCACGTACTAAGACAACATCGAGGAGGGGCCGTTCTCCTTCACCAAAGCCTCGTGGGCTCCAGAGGTCCCGTTCCCGCTCAAGGAGGGAGAAAACCAGAACAGCCCGACGTCGAGATAGGTCTGGGTCTTCACAGTCAACCTCTCGGAGAAGGCAGCGGAGCAGGTCAAGGTCTAGGGTAACTCGGCGGCGGAGGGGAGGCTCAGGTTACCACTCAAGGTCTCCTGCCCGGCAGGAGAGTTCCCGAACTTCGTCTCGACGCCGAAGAGGCCGCTCTCGGACACCCTTGGCCAGTCGAAAGCGTTCTCGTTCACGCACATCACCAGCCCCGTGGAAACGCTCCAGATCTCGGGCCTCTCCAGCCGCTCACCGGCGATCCAGATCCAGAACACCTCTGGTCAGCCGACGTCGGTCCAGGTCTCGAACTTCACCGGTCAGTCGGAGACGATCAAGGTCCAGGACATCAGTGACTCGACGAAGATCTCGATCCAGAGCATCTCCAGTGAGCCGAAGGAGATCCAGGTCCAGAACACCACCAGTAACCCGCCGTCGGTCAAGGTCCAGAACACCGACTCGCCGGCGCTCCCGTTCTAGAACTCCACCAGTGACTCGCAGAAGGTCCAGATCTAGAACCCCACCAGTAACCAGGAGGCGGTCTCGAAGCAGAACCTCTCCAGTCACTCGCAGAAGATCGAGATCCAGAACATCTCCCGTCACCCGTAGGAGATCTCGCTCTCGCACGTCTCCAGTGACCCGAAGGAGGTCCCGCTCACGAACCTCTCCAGTGACACGCCGCCGATCCAGGTCCCGAACTCCTCTGGCTATTCGACGCCGCTCTAGGTCTCGAACCCCACTGTTGCCTCGCAAACGTTCTCGAAGTCGCTCACCACTTGCCATCCGCCGCCGTTCTAGATCGCGTACTCCGAGAACAACTCGGGGCAAACGGTCCTTAACAAGGTCTCCCCCGGCCATCCGCAGGCGCTCTGCGTCTGGAAGTAGTTCTGATCGTTCGCGTTCTGCTACTCCTCCAGCCACACGGAATCACTCTGGGTCCCGGACACCTCCAGTAGCACTTAGTAGCTCCAGAATGAGCTGCTTCAGTCGTCCCAGCATGTCACCAACTCCCCTGGACCGCTGTAGGTCTCCTGGAATGCTCGAACCTCTTGGCAGCTCTAGAACACCCATGTCTGTTCTTCAGCAAGCTGGGGGCTCCATGATGGATGGCCCAGGTCCCCGAATTCCTGATCACCCGAGAACATCTGTGCCAGAAAATCATGCTCAGTCAAGAATCGCACTTGCCCTGACAGCTATCAGTCTTGGCACTGCGCGGCCACCTCCATCCATGTCTGCTGCTGGCCTTGCTGCAAGAATGTCACAGGTTCCTGCTCCAGTGCCTCTCATGAGTCTCAGAACGGCCCCAGCTGCCAGCCTTGCCAGCAGGATTCCTGCGGCCTCTGCAGCAGCTATGAACctggccagtgccaggacacctGCCATACCAACAGCAGTGAACCTGGCTGACTCCAGAACGCCAGCTGCAGCGGCCGCCATGAACTTGGCTAGCCCCAGAACAGCAGTGGCACCTTCTGCTGTGAACCTTGCTGACCCTCGTACCCCCACGGCCCCAGCTGTGAACCTGGCAGGAGCCAGAACCCCAGCTGCTTTGGCAGCTTTGAGTCTCTCGGGCTCTGGCACACCTCCGAGCGCTGCAAACTACCCCTCTAGCTCCAGAACAGCTCAGGCTCCAGCCCCTGCAAACCTGGTGGGTCCTAGATCTGCACATGCCACAGCTCCTGTGAATATTGCCAGCTCAAGAACCCCTCCAGCCTTGGCCCCTGCAAGCCTTACCAGTGCTAGAATGGCTCCAGCCTTGTCTGGTGCAAACCTCACCAGCCCCAGGGTGCCCCTCTCTGCCTATGAGCGTGTTAGTGGCAGAACCTCACCAACGCTCCTTGACCGAGCCAGATCCAGAACCCCACCATCTGCCCCAAGCCAGTCTAGAATGACCTCTGAGCGGGCTCCCTCTCCTGCCTCTAGGATGGTCCAGGTTCCTTCCCAGTCTCTTCTCTCTGCAGGTCAGGATCACCCTAGGTCCCCGGTGCCCTCTGGTTTTTCTGACCAATCCCGATCTTTGCTTGTCCAGACCACCCTGGTAGCAGGGTCTCAGTCTCTTTCCTCCGGGATGGTGGCCAAGACCACGTCCTCTGCTGGTGACCATAATGGCATGCTCTCTGGCCCTGCCCCTGGGGCGTCCCACCCTGAAGGTGGGGAACCACCTGCCTCTGTGGGGGCCCAGCAGCCTTCCGCATTGGCCGCCCTGCAGCCGGCAAAGGAGCGGCGGagctcttcctcctcctcgtcctctaGCTCCTCCTCTTCATCGTCGTCGTCCTCCTCTTCGTCATCCTCGTCCTCTGGCTCCAGTTCTAGCGACTCGGAGGGCTCCAGCCTTCCCattcagcagcctgaggcagcccTGAAAAG GGCGCCCAGTCCTGCCCCGGCCCCGAAGGAGCCCGTTCGAGAGGGTCGTCCTCAGGAGCTGACCCCAGCCAAGCGAAAGAGGCGCTCCAGCAGCTCCAgttccagctcctcctcctcttcctcctcctcctcctcctcctcctcttcctcctcctcctcttcctcttcctcctcctcctcctcctcctcttcctcttctacttcctcttccccctcccctgcTAAGCCTGGCCCCCAGGCCTTGCCCAAACCTGCGAGCCCCAAGAAGCCGCCCCCTGGCGAACGGAG GTCCCGCAGTCCCCGGAAGCCAATAGACTCCCTCCGGGACTCCCGTTCCCTCAGCTACTCGCCTGCAGAGCGCcgccacccctcaccccagccctctCCCCGGGACCAGCAGAG CAGCAGCGAGCGGGGTCCCCGGAGAGGCCAACGTGGGGACAGTCGCTCCCCAGGCCACAAGCGCAGGAGGGAGACTCCTAGCCCCCACCCAGTGCGGCACCGCTCCTCCAG GTCTCCGTGA